In the genome of Equus asinus isolate D_3611 breed Donkey chromosome 9, EquAss-T2T_v2, whole genome shotgun sequence, one region contains:
- the FGFR4 gene encoding fibroblast growth factor receptor 4 isoform X5 has translation MLVLHNVTLVVDDSLTSSNDDEDRKAHRGPSNGHVYPQQAPYWTHPQRMEKKLHAVPAGNTVKFRCPAAGNPTPTIRWLKDGQDFHGEHRIGGIRLRHQHWSLVMESVVPSDRGTYTCLVENSLGSIRYSYLLDVLERSPHRPILQAGLPANTTAVAGSDVELLCKVYSDAQPHIQWLKHIVINGSSFGADGFPYVQVLKTADINSSEVEVLYLRNVSAEDAGEYTCLAGNSIGLSYQSAWLTVLPEEDFAWAAAAPEARYTDIILYASGSLALVVLLLLAGLYRGQVLHGRHPRQPATVQKLSRFPLARQFSLESGSSAKSSLSLVRGVHLSSNGPPLLAGLVSLDLPLDPLWEFPRDRLVLGKPLGEGCFGQVVRAEAFGMDPAQPDQASTVAVKMLKDNASDKDLADLVSEMEVMKLIGRHKNIINLLGVCTQEGPLYVIVECAAKGNLREFLRARRPPGPDLSPDGPRSSEGPLSFPALVSCAYQVARGMQYLESRKCIHRDLAARNVLVTEDNVMKIADFGLARGVHHIDYYKKTSNGRLPVKWMAPEALFDRVYTHQSDVWSFGILLWEIFTLGGSPYPGIPVEELFSLLREGHRMDRPPNCPPELYGLMRECWHAAPSQRPTFKQLVEALDKVLLAVSEEYLDLRLTFGPYSPASGDASSTCSSSDSVFSHDPLPLGPSSYPFPRVQT, from the exons ATGCTTGTCCTGCACAATGTCACCTTGGTTGTGGATG ATTCCTTAACCTCCAGCAATGATGATGAGGACCGCAAAGCCCACAGAGGCCCCTCGAATGGGCACGTGTACCCCCAGCAAG CACCCTACTGGACACACCCTCAACGCATGGAGAAGAAACTGCATGCAGTGCCTGCTGGGAACACTGTCAAGTTCCGCTGCCCAGCTGCAGGCAACCCCACGCCCACCATCCGCTGGCTCAAGGATGGACAGGACTTCCATGGGGAGCATCGCATTGGAGGCATTCGG CTGCGCCACCAGCACTGGAGCCTGGTGATGGAAAGCGTGGTGCCCTCGGACCGTGGCACGTATACCTGCCTTGTGGAGAATTCTCTGGGCAGCATCCGCTACAGCTATCTGCTGGACGTGCTGG AGCGGTCCCCGCACCGGCCCATCCTGCAGGCGGGGCTCCCGGCCAACACCACAGCTGTGGCAGGCAGCGACGTGGAACTGCTGTGCAAGGTGTACAGCGATGCCCAGCCCCACATCCAATGGCTGAAGCACATCGTCATCAATGGCAGCAGCTTCGGTGCTGACGGCTTCCCATATGTGCAAGTCCTGAAG ACAGCAGACATCAATAGCTCAGAGGTGGAGGTCCTGTACCTTCGGAACGTGTCGGCTGAGGATGCAGGCGAGTACACCTGCCTGGCAGGCAACTCCATCGGCCTCTCCTATCAGTCGGCCTGGCTCACGGTGCTGCCAG AGGAGGACTTCGCGTGGGCAGCAGCAGCGCCCGAGGCCAGGTACACAGACATTATCCTGTATGCGTCGGGCTCTCTGGCTTTGGTGGTGCTCCTGCTGCTGGCCGGGCTGTATCGCGGGCAGGTGCTCCACGGCCGGCACCCCCGGCAGCCGGCCACTGTGCAGAAGTTGTCCCGCTTCCCTCTGGCCCGACAG TTCTCTCTGGAGTCGGGCTCCTCAGCCAAGTCAAGCTTGTCACTGGTGCGGGGTGTCCATCTCTCCTCCAACGGCCCCCCCTTGCTTGCTGGCCTTGTGAGCCTAGACCTACCTCTTGACCCGCTGTGGGAGTTTCCCCGAGACAG GCTGGTGCTCGGGAAGCCTCTGGGTGAGGGCTGCTTCGGGCAGGTGGTGCGTGCAGAGGCCTTCGGCATGGACCCTGCCCAGCCTGACCAGGCCAGCACTGTGGCCGTCAAGATGCTCAAGG ACAATGCCTCTGACAAGGATTTGGCAGACCTGGTCTCTGAGATGGAGGTGATGAAGCTGATTGGCCGACACAAGAACATTATCAACCTGCTgggtgtctgcacccaggaag GGCCTCTGTACGTGATTGTAGAGTGTGCCGCCAAGGGAAACCTGCGGGAGTTCCTGCGGGCCCGGCGCCCCCCAGGCCCCGACCTGAGCCCTGACGGGCCACGGAGCAGTGAGGGACCACTCTCCTTTCCCGCCCTGGTCTCCTGTGCCTACCAGGTGGCCCGAGGCATGCAGTACCTGGAGTCTCGGAAG TGCATCCACCGGGACCTGGCTGCTCGCAACGTGCTGGTGACTGAGGACAATGTGATGAAGATCGCTGACTTTGGGCTGGCCCGCGGCGTCCACCACATTGACTACTACAAGAAAACCAGCAAC ggCCGCCTGCCTGTCAAGTGGATGGCACCTGAGGCCTTATTTGACCGAGTCTACACACACCAGAGTGATGT GTGGTCATTTGGGATCCTGCTGTGGGAGATCTTCACCCTCGGGGGCTCCCCATATCCCGGCATCCCAGTGGAGGAGCTCTTCTCACTGCTGCGGGAGGGCCATCGGATGGACCGGCCCCCGAACTGCCCCCCAGAGCT GTACGGCCTGATGCGTGAGTGCTGGCACGCAGCACCCTCTCAGAGGCCCACTTTCAAGCAGCTAGTGGAGGCGCTGGACAAGGTCCTGCTGGCCGTCTCTGAGGAG TACCTTGACCTCCGCCTCACCTTTGGACCCTACTCCCCTGCCAGTGGGGATGCCAGCAGCACCTGCTCTTCCAGCGACTCTGTCTTCAGCCACGATCCCCTGCCACTGGGGCCCAGCTCCTACCCCTTCCCCAGGGTGCAGACATGA
- the FGFR4 gene encoding fibroblast growth factor receptor 4 isoform X4, giving the protein MGSQAWVSVSSRKEMWLLLALLGVLLGVPGSPALSLEVSEEMELEPCLAPSPEQQEQKLTVVLGQPVRLCCGRAERGGHWYKEGSRLAPAGRVRGWRGRLEIASSLLEDAGHYLCLARGSMLVLHNVTLVVDDSLTSSNDDEDRKAHRGPSNGHVYPQQAPYWTHPQRMEKKLHAVPAGNTVKFRCPAAGNPTPTIRWLKDGQDFHGEHRIGGIRLRHQHWSLVMESVVPSDRGTYTCLVENSLGSIRYSYLLDVLERSPHRPILQAGLPANTTAVAGSDVELLCKVYSDAQPHIQWLKHIVINGSSFGADGFPYVQVLKTADINSSEVEVLYLRNVSAEDAGEYTCLAGNSIGLSYQSAWLTVLPEEDFAWAAAAPEARYTDIILYASGSLALVVLLLLAGLYRGQVLHGRHPRQPATVQKLSRFPLARQFSLESGSSAKSSLSLVRGVHLSSNGPPLLAGLVSLDLPLDPLWEFPRDRLVLGKPLGEGCFGQVVRAEAFGMDPAQPDQASTVAVKMLKDNASDKDLADLVSEMEVMKLIGRHKNIINLLGVCTQEGPLYVIVECAAKGNLREFLRARRPPGPDLSPDGPRSSEGPLSFPALVSCAYQVARGMQYLESRKCIHRDLAARNVLVTEDNVMKIADFGLARGVHHIDYYKKTSNGRLPVKWMAPEALFDRVYTHQSDVWSFGILLWEIFTLGGSPYPGIPVEELFSLLREGHRMDRPPNCPPELYGLMRECWHAAPSQRPTFKQLVEALDKVLLAVSEEYLDLRLTFGPYSPASGDASSTCSSSDSVFSHDPLPLGPSSYPFPRVQT; this is encoded by the exons ATGGGAAGCCAAGCCTGGGTCTCCGTGAGCAGCAGGAAGGAGATGTGGCTGCTGTTGGCCCTGTTGGGGGTCCTGCTGGGGGTGCCCGGGTCTCCAGCTTTGTCCCTTGAGGTCTCTGAGGAAATGGAGCTGG AGCCCTGCCTGGCCCCTAGCCCAGAGCAGCAAGAGCAGAAGCTGACCGTGGTCCTTGGGCAGCCTGTGCGGTTATGCTGTGGGCGGGCTGAGCGTGGTGGCCACTGGTACAAGGAGGGCAGTCGCCTGGCACCTGCTGGCCGAGTACGAGGCTGGAGGGGCCGCTTGGAGATTGCCAGCTCTCTACTGGAGGATGCTGGCCATTACCTCTGCCTGGCACGGGGCTCCATGCTTGTCCTGCACAATGTCACCTTGGTTGTGGATG ATTCCTTAACCTCCAGCAATGATGATGAGGACCGCAAAGCCCACAGAGGCCCCTCGAATGGGCACGTGTACCCCCAGCAAG CACCCTACTGGACACACCCTCAACGCATGGAGAAGAAACTGCATGCAGTGCCTGCTGGGAACACTGTCAAGTTCCGCTGCCCAGCTGCAGGCAACCCCACGCCCACCATCCGCTGGCTCAAGGATGGACAGGACTTCCATGGGGAGCATCGCATTGGAGGCATTCGG CTGCGCCACCAGCACTGGAGCCTGGTGATGGAAAGCGTGGTGCCCTCGGACCGTGGCACGTATACCTGCCTTGTGGAGAATTCTCTGGGCAGCATCCGCTACAGCTATCTGCTGGACGTGCTGG AGCGGTCCCCGCACCGGCCCATCCTGCAGGCGGGGCTCCCGGCCAACACCACAGCTGTGGCAGGCAGCGACGTGGAACTGCTGTGCAAGGTGTACAGCGATGCCCAGCCCCACATCCAATGGCTGAAGCACATCGTCATCAATGGCAGCAGCTTCGGTGCTGACGGCTTCCCATATGTGCAAGTCCTGAAG ACAGCAGACATCAATAGCTCAGAGGTGGAGGTCCTGTACCTTCGGAACGTGTCGGCTGAGGATGCAGGCGAGTACACCTGCCTGGCAGGCAACTCCATCGGCCTCTCCTATCAGTCGGCCTGGCTCACGGTGCTGCCAG AGGAGGACTTCGCGTGGGCAGCAGCAGCGCCCGAGGCCAGGTACACAGACATTATCCTGTATGCGTCGGGCTCTCTGGCTTTGGTGGTGCTCCTGCTGCTGGCCGGGCTGTATCGCGGGCAGGTGCTCCACGGCCGGCACCCCCGGCAGCCGGCCACTGTGCAGAAGTTGTCCCGCTTCCCTCTGGCCCGACAG TTCTCTCTGGAGTCGGGCTCCTCAGCCAAGTCAAGCTTGTCACTGGTGCGGGGTGTCCATCTCTCCTCCAACGGCCCCCCCTTGCTTGCTGGCCTTGTGAGCCTAGACCTACCTCTTGACCCGCTGTGGGAGTTTCCCCGAGACAG GCTGGTGCTCGGGAAGCCTCTGGGTGAGGGCTGCTTCGGGCAGGTGGTGCGTGCAGAGGCCTTCGGCATGGACCCTGCCCAGCCTGACCAGGCCAGCACTGTGGCCGTCAAGATGCTCAAGG ACAATGCCTCTGACAAGGATTTGGCAGACCTGGTCTCTGAGATGGAGGTGATGAAGCTGATTGGCCGACACAAGAACATTATCAACCTGCTgggtgtctgcacccaggaag GGCCTCTGTACGTGATTGTAGAGTGTGCCGCCAAGGGAAACCTGCGGGAGTTCCTGCGGGCCCGGCGCCCCCCAGGCCCCGACCTGAGCCCTGACGGGCCACGGAGCAGTGAGGGACCACTCTCCTTTCCCGCCCTGGTCTCCTGTGCCTACCAGGTGGCCCGAGGCATGCAGTACCTGGAGTCTCGGAAG TGCATCCACCGGGACCTGGCTGCTCGCAACGTGCTGGTGACTGAGGACAATGTGATGAAGATCGCTGACTTTGGGCTGGCCCGCGGCGTCCACCACATTGACTACTACAAGAAAACCAGCAAC ggCCGCCTGCCTGTCAAGTGGATGGCACCTGAGGCCTTATTTGACCGAGTCTACACACACCAGAGTGATGT GTGGTCATTTGGGATCCTGCTGTGGGAGATCTTCACCCTCGGGGGCTCCCCATATCCCGGCATCCCAGTGGAGGAGCTCTTCTCACTGCTGCGGGAGGGCCATCGGATGGACCGGCCCCCGAACTGCCCCCCAGAGCT GTACGGCCTGATGCGTGAGTGCTGGCACGCAGCACCCTCTCAGAGGCCCACTTTCAAGCAGCTAGTGGAGGCGCTGGACAAGGTCCTGCTGGCCGTCTCTGAGGAG TACCTTGACCTCCGCCTCACCTTTGGACCCTACTCCCCTGCCAGTGGGGATGCCAGCAGCACCTGCTCTTCCAGCGACTCTGTCTTCAGCCACGATCCCCTGCCACTGGGGCCCAGCTCCTACCCCTTCCCCAGGGTGCAGACATGA
- the FGFR4 gene encoding fibroblast growth factor receptor 4 isoform X6, protein MGSQAWVSVSSRKEMWLLLALLGVLLGVPGSPALSLEVSEEMELEPCLAPSPEQQEQKLTVVLGQPVRLCCGRAERGGHWYKEGSRLAPAGRVRGWRGRLEIASSLLEDAGHYLCLARGSMLVLHNVTLVVDDSLTSSNDDEDRKAHRGPSNGHVYPQQAPYWTHPQRMEKKLHAVPAGNTVKFRCPAAGNPTPTIRWLKDGQDFHGEHRIGGIRLRHQHWSLVMESVVPSDRGTYTCLVENSLGSIRYSYLLDVLERSPHRPILQAGLPANTTAVAGSDVELLCKVYSDAQPHIQWLKHIVINGSSFGADGFPYVQVLKTADINSSEVEVLYLRNVSAEDAGEYTCLAGNSIGLSYQSAWLTVLPEEDFAWAAAAPEASSLWSRAPQPSQACHWCGVSISPPTAPPCLLALLVLGKPLGEGCFGQVVRAEAFGMDPAQPDQASTVAVKMLKDNASDKDLADLVSEMEVMKLIGRHKNIINLLGVCTQEGPLYVIVECAAKGNLREFLRARRPPGPDLSPDGPRSSEGPLSFPALVSCAYQVARGMQYLESRKCIHRDLAARNVLVTEDNVMKIADFGLARGVHHIDYYKKTSNGRLPVKWMAPEALFDRVYTHQSDVWSFGILLWEIFTLGGSPYPGIPVEELFSLLREGHRMDRPPNCPPELYGLMRECWHAAPSQRPTFKQLVEALDKVLLAVSEEYLDLRLTFGPYSPASGDASSTCSSSDSVFSHDPLPLGPSSYPFPRVQT, encoded by the exons ATGGGAAGCCAAGCCTGGGTCTCCGTGAGCAGCAGGAAGGAGATGTGGCTGCTGTTGGCCCTGTTGGGGGTCCTGCTGGGGGTGCCCGGGTCTCCAGCTTTGTCCCTTGAGGTCTCTGAGGAAATGGAGCTGG AGCCCTGCCTGGCCCCTAGCCCAGAGCAGCAAGAGCAGAAGCTGACCGTGGTCCTTGGGCAGCCTGTGCGGTTATGCTGTGGGCGGGCTGAGCGTGGTGGCCACTGGTACAAGGAGGGCAGTCGCCTGGCACCTGCTGGCCGAGTACGAGGCTGGAGGGGCCGCTTGGAGATTGCCAGCTCTCTACTGGAGGATGCTGGCCATTACCTCTGCCTGGCACGGGGCTCCATGCTTGTCCTGCACAATGTCACCTTGGTTGTGGATG ATTCCTTAACCTCCAGCAATGATGATGAGGACCGCAAAGCCCACAGAGGCCCCTCGAATGGGCACGTGTACCCCCAGCAAG CACCCTACTGGACACACCCTCAACGCATGGAGAAGAAACTGCATGCAGTGCCTGCTGGGAACACTGTCAAGTTCCGCTGCCCAGCTGCAGGCAACCCCACGCCCACCATCCGCTGGCTCAAGGATGGACAGGACTTCCATGGGGAGCATCGCATTGGAGGCATTCGG CTGCGCCACCAGCACTGGAGCCTGGTGATGGAAAGCGTGGTGCCCTCGGACCGTGGCACGTATACCTGCCTTGTGGAGAATTCTCTGGGCAGCATCCGCTACAGCTATCTGCTGGACGTGCTGG AGCGGTCCCCGCACCGGCCCATCCTGCAGGCGGGGCTCCCGGCCAACACCACAGCTGTGGCAGGCAGCGACGTGGAACTGCTGTGCAAGGTGTACAGCGATGCCCAGCCCCACATCCAATGGCTGAAGCACATCGTCATCAATGGCAGCAGCTTCGGTGCTGACGGCTTCCCATATGTGCAAGTCCTGAAG ACAGCAGACATCAATAGCTCAGAGGTGGAGGTCCTGTACCTTCGGAACGTGTCGGCTGAGGATGCAGGCGAGTACACCTGCCTGGCAGGCAACTCCATCGGCCTCTCCTATCAGTCGGCCTGGCTCACGGTGCTGCCAG AGGAGGACTTCGCGTGGGCAGCAGCAGCGCCCGAGGCCAG TTCTCTCTGGAGTCGGGCTCCTCAGCCAAGTCAAGCTTGTCACTGGTGCGGGGTGTCCATCTCTCCTCCAACGGCCCCCCCTTGCTTGCTGGCCTT GCTGGTGCTCGGGAAGCCTCTGGGTGAGGGCTGCTTCGGGCAGGTGGTGCGTGCAGAGGCCTTCGGCATGGACCCTGCCCAGCCTGACCAGGCCAGCACTGTGGCCGTCAAGATGCTCAAGG ACAATGCCTCTGACAAGGATTTGGCAGACCTGGTCTCTGAGATGGAGGTGATGAAGCTGATTGGCCGACACAAGAACATTATCAACCTGCTgggtgtctgcacccaggaag GGCCTCTGTACGTGATTGTAGAGTGTGCCGCCAAGGGAAACCTGCGGGAGTTCCTGCGGGCCCGGCGCCCCCCAGGCCCCGACCTGAGCCCTGACGGGCCACGGAGCAGTGAGGGACCACTCTCCTTTCCCGCCCTGGTCTCCTGTGCCTACCAGGTGGCCCGAGGCATGCAGTACCTGGAGTCTCGGAAG TGCATCCACCGGGACCTGGCTGCTCGCAACGTGCTGGTGACTGAGGACAATGTGATGAAGATCGCTGACTTTGGGCTGGCCCGCGGCGTCCACCACATTGACTACTACAAGAAAACCAGCAAC ggCCGCCTGCCTGTCAAGTGGATGGCACCTGAGGCCTTATTTGACCGAGTCTACACACACCAGAGTGATGT GTGGTCATTTGGGATCCTGCTGTGGGAGATCTTCACCCTCGGGGGCTCCCCATATCCCGGCATCCCAGTGGAGGAGCTCTTCTCACTGCTGCGGGAGGGCCATCGGATGGACCGGCCCCCGAACTGCCCCCCAGAGCT GTACGGCCTGATGCGTGAGTGCTGGCACGCAGCACCCTCTCAGAGGCCCACTTTCAAGCAGCTAGTGGAGGCGCTGGACAAGGTCCTGCTGGCCGTCTCTGAGGAG TACCTTGACCTCCGCCTCACCTTTGGACCCTACTCCCCTGCCAGTGGGGATGCCAGCAGCACCTGCTCTTCCAGCGACTCTGTCTTCAGCCACGATCCCCTGCCACTGGGGCCCAGCTCCTACCCCTTCCCCAGGGTGCAGACATGA
- the FGFR4 gene encoding fibroblast growth factor receptor 4 isoform X3, whose protein sequence is MGSQAWVSVSSRKEMWLLLALLGVLLGVPGSPALSLEVSEEMELEPCLAPSPEQQEQKLTVVLGQPVRLCCGRAERGGHWYKEGSRLAPAGRVRGWRGRLEIASSLLEDAGHYLCLARGSMLVLHNVTLVVDDSLTSSNDDEDRKAHRGPSNGHVYPQQAPYWTHPQRMEKKLHAVPAGNTVKFRCPAAGNPTPTIRWLKDGQDFHGEHRIGGIRLRHQHWSLVMESVVPSDRGTYTCLVENSLGSIRYSYLLDVLERSPHRPILQAGLPANTTAVAGSDVELLCKVYSDAQPHIQWLKHIVINGSSFGADGFPYVQVLKTADINSSEVEVLYLRNVSAEDAGEYTCLAGNSIGLSYQSAWLTVLPEEDFAWAAAAPEARYTDIILYASGSLALVVLLLLAGLYRGQVLHGRHPRQPATVQKLSRFPLARQFSLESGSSAKSSLSLVRGVHLSSNGPPLLAGLVSLDLPLDPLWEFPRDRLVLGKPLGEGCFGQVVRAEAFGMDPAQPDQASTVAVKMLKDNASDKDLADLVSEMEVMKLIGRHKNIINLLGVCTQEGPLYVIVECAAKGNLREFLRARRPPGPDLSPDGPRSSEGPLSFPALVSCAYQVARGMQYLESRKCIHRDLAARNVLVTEDNVMKIADFGLARGVHHIDYYKKTSNGRLPVKWMAPEALFDRVYTHQSDVYGLMRECWHAAPSQRPTFKQLVEALDKVLLAVSEEYLDLRLTFGPYSPASGDASSTCSSSDSVFSHDPLPLGPSSYPFPRVQT, encoded by the exons ATGGGAAGCCAAGCCTGGGTCTCCGTGAGCAGCAGGAAGGAGATGTGGCTGCTGTTGGCCCTGTTGGGGGTCCTGCTGGGGGTGCCCGGGTCTCCAGCTTTGTCCCTTGAGGTCTCTGAGGAAATGGAGCTGG AGCCCTGCCTGGCCCCTAGCCCAGAGCAGCAAGAGCAGAAGCTGACCGTGGTCCTTGGGCAGCCTGTGCGGTTATGCTGTGGGCGGGCTGAGCGTGGTGGCCACTGGTACAAGGAGGGCAGTCGCCTGGCACCTGCTGGCCGAGTACGAGGCTGGAGGGGCCGCTTGGAGATTGCCAGCTCTCTACTGGAGGATGCTGGCCATTACCTCTGCCTGGCACGGGGCTCCATGCTTGTCCTGCACAATGTCACCTTGGTTGTGGATG ATTCCTTAACCTCCAGCAATGATGATGAGGACCGCAAAGCCCACAGAGGCCCCTCGAATGGGCACGTGTACCCCCAGCAAG CACCCTACTGGACACACCCTCAACGCATGGAGAAGAAACTGCATGCAGTGCCTGCTGGGAACACTGTCAAGTTCCGCTGCCCAGCTGCAGGCAACCCCACGCCCACCATCCGCTGGCTCAAGGATGGACAGGACTTCCATGGGGAGCATCGCATTGGAGGCATTCGG CTGCGCCACCAGCACTGGAGCCTGGTGATGGAAAGCGTGGTGCCCTCGGACCGTGGCACGTATACCTGCCTTGTGGAGAATTCTCTGGGCAGCATCCGCTACAGCTATCTGCTGGACGTGCTGG AGCGGTCCCCGCACCGGCCCATCCTGCAGGCGGGGCTCCCGGCCAACACCACAGCTGTGGCAGGCAGCGACGTGGAACTGCTGTGCAAGGTGTACAGCGATGCCCAGCCCCACATCCAATGGCTGAAGCACATCGTCATCAATGGCAGCAGCTTCGGTGCTGACGGCTTCCCATATGTGCAAGTCCTGAAG ACAGCAGACATCAATAGCTCAGAGGTGGAGGTCCTGTACCTTCGGAACGTGTCGGCTGAGGATGCAGGCGAGTACACCTGCCTGGCAGGCAACTCCATCGGCCTCTCCTATCAGTCGGCCTGGCTCACGGTGCTGCCAG AGGAGGACTTCGCGTGGGCAGCAGCAGCGCCCGAGGCCAGGTACACAGACATTATCCTGTATGCGTCGGGCTCTCTGGCTTTGGTGGTGCTCCTGCTGCTGGCCGGGCTGTATCGCGGGCAGGTGCTCCACGGCCGGCACCCCCGGCAGCCGGCCACTGTGCAGAAGTTGTCCCGCTTCCCTCTGGCCCGACAG TTCTCTCTGGAGTCGGGCTCCTCAGCCAAGTCAAGCTTGTCACTGGTGCGGGGTGTCCATCTCTCCTCCAACGGCCCCCCCTTGCTTGCTGGCCTTGTGAGCCTAGACCTACCTCTTGACCCGCTGTGGGAGTTTCCCCGAGACAG GCTGGTGCTCGGGAAGCCTCTGGGTGAGGGCTGCTTCGGGCAGGTGGTGCGTGCAGAGGCCTTCGGCATGGACCCTGCCCAGCCTGACCAGGCCAGCACTGTGGCCGTCAAGATGCTCAAGG ACAATGCCTCTGACAAGGATTTGGCAGACCTGGTCTCTGAGATGGAGGTGATGAAGCTGATTGGCCGACACAAGAACATTATCAACCTGCTgggtgtctgcacccaggaag GGCCTCTGTACGTGATTGTAGAGTGTGCCGCCAAGGGAAACCTGCGGGAGTTCCTGCGGGCCCGGCGCCCCCCAGGCCCCGACCTGAGCCCTGACGGGCCACGGAGCAGTGAGGGACCACTCTCCTTTCCCGCCCTGGTCTCCTGTGCCTACCAGGTGGCCCGAGGCATGCAGTACCTGGAGTCTCGGAAG TGCATCCACCGGGACCTGGCTGCTCGCAACGTGCTGGTGACTGAGGACAATGTGATGAAGATCGCTGACTTTGGGCTGGCCCGCGGCGTCCACCACATTGACTACTACAAGAAAACCAGCAAC ggCCGCCTGCCTGTCAAGTGGATGGCACCTGAGGCCTTATTTGACCGAGTCTACACACACCAGAGTGATGT GTACGGCCTGATGCGTGAGTGCTGGCACGCAGCACCCTCTCAGAGGCCCACTTTCAAGCAGCTAGTGGAGGCGCTGGACAAGGTCCTGCTGGCCGTCTCTGAGGAG TACCTTGACCTCCGCCTCACCTTTGGACCCTACTCCCCTGCCAGTGGGGATGCCAGCAGCACCTGCTCTTCCAGCGACTCTGTCTTCAGCCACGATCCCCTGCCACTGGGGCCCAGCTCCTACCCCTTCCCCAGGGTGCAGACATGA